A DNA window from Delphinus delphis chromosome 6, mDelDel1.2, whole genome shotgun sequence contains the following coding sequences:
- the FOXB2 gene encoding forkhead box protein B2: MPRPGKSSYSDQKPPYSYISLTAMAIQHSAEKMLPLSDIYKFIMERFPYYREHTQRWQNSLRHNLSFNDCFIKIPRRPDQPGKGSFWALHPDCGDMFENGSFLRRRKRFKVLRADHTHLHAGSAKGAPGAGPGGHLHPHHHHHAAAHHHHHHHPPQPPPPQPPPPHMVHYFHQQPPPAPQPPPHLASQPPQQPPQPPQPSHPGKMQEAAAVAAAAAAAAAAAVGSVGRLSQFPPYGLGSAAAAAAAAAAASTSGFKHPFAIENIIGRDYKGVLQAGGLPLASVMHHLGYPVPGQLGNVVSSVWPHVGVMDSVAAATAAAAAAGVPMGPEYGAFGVPVKALCHSASQSLPAVPVPIKPTPALPPVAALPAALAVPAAAQQPPAPSTVCPAAAASPAVSLMEPTPPSAAESKGGSLHSVLVHS, from the coding sequence ATGCCGCGGCCGGGGAAGAGTTCGTACAGCGACCAAAAGCCGCCCTACTCTTACATCTCGCTGACCGCGATGGCCATCCAGCACTCGGCCGAGAAGATGCTGCCTCTGAGCGACATCTACAAGTTCATCATGGAGCGCTTCCCCTACTACCGCGAGCACACGCAGCGTTGGCAGAACAGCCTCCGGCACAACCTCTCCTTCAACGACTGCTTCATCAAGATCCCGCGGCGGCCCGACCAGCCCGGCAAGGGCAGCTTCTGGGCATTGCATCCCGACTGCGGCGACATGTTCGAGAACGGCAGCTTCCTGAGGCGCCGAAAGCGCTTCAAGGTGCTGCGCGCTGACCACACTCACCTGCACGCGGGAAGCGCCAAGGGCGCGCCAGGCGCTGGCCCCGGAGGGCACCTGCACCCGCACCACCACCATCACGCTGCCGcgcaccaccaccatcaccaccacccgcCCCAGCCGCCGCCGccccagccgccgccgccgcacaTGGTGCATTATTTCCACCAGCAGCCGCCTCCGGCTCCGCAGCCGCCGCCGCACCTCGCGTCGCAGCCACCGCAgcagccgccgcagccgccgcagcCGTCTCACCCCGGCAAGATGCAGGAGGCGGCGGCCgtagcggcggcggcggcagcggcggcggcggcggccgtgGGCAGCGTGGGGCGCCTGTCACAGTTCCCGCCCTACGGGCTGGGCTcggccgccgccgctgctgccgccgccgccgctgcgtCCACGTCGGGCTTCAAGCACCCGTTCGCCATCGAAAACATCATAGGTCGGGACTACAAGGGCGTGCTGCAGGCCGGCGGGCTGCCCTTGGCGTCCGTCATGCACCACCTGGGTTATCCCGTGCCGGGCCAGCTCGGCAACGTCGTCAGCTCTGTGTGGCCGCACGTCGGCGTCATGGATTCAGTGGCCGCGGCCAcggccgccgcggccgccgcggGGGTCCCCATGGGCCCGGAGTATGGGGCCTTCGGTGTACCGGTCAAGGCCCTGTGCCACTCGGCAAGCCAGAGCCTGCCTGCGGTGCCCGTGCCCATCAAGCCGACTCCTGCGCTGCCACCGGTGGCCGCGCTGCCCGCAGCGCTCGCTGTCCCCGCGGCCGCACAGCAGCCGCCGGCACCGTCCACCGTGTGCCCGGCGGCCGCCGCCTCACCCGCCGTCTCTCTGATGGAGCCCACCCCTCCGAGTGCGGCCGAGAGCAAAGGCGGCTCTCTGCACTCGGTGCTGGTGCATTCTTAG